From the Solanum stenotomum isolate F172 chromosome 4, ASM1918654v1, whole genome shotgun sequence genome, one window contains:
- the LOC125861987 gene encoding uncharacterized protein LOC125861987 isoform X1: METVKLHEEEEEEGSAIAALGSLFKLTEVHLSDYSQEGKLLLESANTDVYKSNASPLNVLAEFGSLPEDLELARQMNEMGLPVSFHTNKEQKRNRTVKGKRKDGKKNLPLCENTQDEVLTSIQELKEECESNGTLHDNSNKDSSCLSLLGQSGFSSFCTGDGDFHCLNGGEEGLNNLSAGSAHTSLECIACNHQSGLSLDNTKDNVSICEKIQLEKDVGVMVGSSLECGNHAESCPINSKVDSRWISGEALNGHCEGNPLNGEQMEYACMECSLSGEQVESIATQMAEHHTEDGLLCNDVGEELNSCNATNNNCEGTTNDWRFYWDNDYQRNYFYNIVTMQCTWDPPPGMDDLIFTNFTTKKPETALEMVELDDADLKESNDLQTSASLPSELDIADGFIEDDVLLDRQLNESEGAGQFADKLCTLSSTKQKKRVRKTKSKWKLPEAQELEFCNTNEEISPSLNKYWCQRYLLFNKYDDGIKMDGEGWFSVTPEAIAKHHALRCGSGTIVDFFTGVGGNSIQFAMRSKHVIAIDIDPKRIDLAQYNAAIYGVCDQIDFIRGDSFVLAPNMKADVVFMSPPWGGPDYSKERTFDMKTMLRPHDGNFLFNIGRGIASKVVMFLPRNVDINELAELSLSANPPWSLEVEKNYLNGKLKAITAYFCKPS; the protein is encoded by the exons ATGGAAACTGTAAAGCTtcacgaagaagaagaagaagaaggttcaGCAATTGCAGCTCTGGGATCTTTGTTCAAGCTTACTGAAGTTCATCTTTC AGATTATTCGCAAGAAGGGAAGCTTTTGTTGGAATCGGCG AACACTGATGTCTACAAAAGTAATGCGTCCCCACTAAATG TCTTGGCAGAATTTGGCTCTTTACCGGAAGATTTGGAGCTTGCCAGACAAATGAATGAAATGGGCCTTCCTGTTTCATTCCACACCAACAAGGAG CAGAAGAGAAATCGAACAGTTAAGGGAAAAAGAAAGGATGGAAAGAAGAATCTTCCGTTGTGCGAGAATACCCAGGATGAAGTGCTAACTTCAATACAAGAGCTGAAGGAAGAATGCGAGTCTAATGGTACTCTGCATGACAACTCAAACAAGGATTCTTCCTGCTTGTCACTTCTTGGACAAAGTGGATTCTCATCCTTCTGTACTGGGGATGGTGATTTTCATTGTCTTAATGGTGGAGAGGAAGGTTTGAACAATTTGAGCGCTGGTAGTGCTCACACATCCCTTGAATGCATTGCTTGCAATCATCAATCGGGTCTTAGTCTGGATAATACAAAGGATAATGTCTCTATATGTGAAAAAATTCAATTGGAAAAAGATGTTGGAGTAATGGTTGGCTCAAGTTTGGAATGTGGAAACCATGCAGAAAGCTGTCCAATAAATAGCAAAGTTGACAGTAGATGGATCAGTGGAGAGGCATTAAATGGTCATTGTGAGGGAAATCCCTTAAATGGAGAGCAGATGGAGTATGCCTGTATGGAATGTTCTTTATCTGGAGAGCAAGTGGAGTCTATTGCTACACAAATGGCTGAACATCACACAGAAGATGGGCTACTCTGCAATGATGTTGGTGAAGAATTAAATAGTTGTAATGCAACTAATAATAATTGTGAAGGAACTACTAATGATTGGAGATTTTATTGGGACAATGATTACCAAAGGAACTACTTCTATAACATTGTGACTATGCAATGTACTTGGGATCCACCTCCAGGAATGGACGACCtaatatttactaattttacCACCAAAAAACCAGAAACTGCACTTGAGATGGTGGAGTTGGATGATGCAGATTTAAAAGAATCTAATGATCTGCAAACTTCTGCAAGTCTACCGTCTGAGCTTGACATTGCAGATGGATTTATAGAGGATGATGTATTGTTGGACAGACAGCTCAATGAATCAGAAGGAGCAGGACAATTTGCTGACAAATTGTGTACTCTTAGCTCTACAAAACAGAAAAAGAGAGTCAGAAAAACGAAATCCAAATGGAAGTTGCCAGAAGCTCAAG AGCTGGAATTCTGCAATACTAATGAAGAAATATCTCCCAGTTTGAACAAATATTGGTGTCAAAGGTATCTATTATTTAACAAATATGATGATGGAATAAAGATGGACGGAGAAGGATGGTTCTCAGTTACTCCAGAGGCCATAGCCAAGCATCATGCACTTCGCTGTGGTTCTGGTACTATAGTGGATTTCTTTACTGGAGTCGGTGGGAATTCAATTCAATTTGCTATGAG GAGTAAGCATGTCATTGCAATCGATATTGATCCAAAGAGAATAGACTTAGCTCAATATAATGCTGCCATCTATGGAGTTTGTGACCAGATAGACTTTATTAGAGGCGATTCTTTTGTTTTGGCTCCTAATATGAAG GCAGATGTAGTCTTTATGTCACCACCTTGGGGGGGACCAGACTATTCGAAGGAAAGAACATTTGACATGAAAACCATGCTTAGGCCGCATGATGG GAACTTCCTCTTCAACATTGGCAGGGGAATTGCCTCCAAAGTTGTCATGTTCCTCCCAAGAAATGTTGATATCAATGAGTTGGCAGAATTGTCACTGTCCGCGAATCCACCATGGTCATTAGAG GTGGAGAAGAATTACTTAAATGGCAAGTTGAAGGCCATTACAGCATACTTCTGTAAACCTTCCTGA
- the LOC125861987 gene encoding uncharacterized protein LOC125861987 isoform X5 has translation METVKLHEEEEEEGSAIAALGSLFKLTEVHLSDYSQEGKLLLESANTDVYKSNASPLNEFGSLPEDLELARQMNEMGLPVSFHTNKEKRNRTVKGKRKDGKKNLPLCENTQDEVLTSIQELKEECESNGTLHDNSNKDSSCLSLLGQSGFSSFCTGDGDFHCLNGGEEGLNNLSAGSAHTSLECIACNHQSGLSLDNTKDNVSICEKIQLEKDVGVMVGSSLECGNHAESCPINSKVDSRWISGEALNGHCEGNPLNGEQMEYACMECSLSGEQVESIATQMAEHHTEDGLLCNDVGEELNSCNATNNNCEGTTNDWRFYWDNDYQRNYFYNIVTMQCTWDPPPGMDDLIFTNFTTKKPETALEMVELDDADLKESNDLQTSASLPSELDIADGFIEDDVLLDRQLNESEGAGQFADKLCTLSSTKQKKRVRKTKSKWKLPEAQELEFCNTNEEISPSLNKYWCQRYLLFNKYDDGIKMDGEGWFSVTPEAIAKHHALRCGSGTIVDFFTGVGGNSIQFAMRSKHVIAIDIDPKRIDLAQYNAAIYGVCDQIDFIRGDSFVLAPNMKADVVFMSPPWGGPDYSKERTFDMKTMLRPHDGNFLFNIGRGIASKVVMFLPRNVDINELAELSLSANPPWSLEVEKNYLNGKLKAITAYFCKPS, from the exons ATGGAAACTGTAAAGCTtcacgaagaagaagaagaagaaggttcaGCAATTGCAGCTCTGGGATCTTTGTTCAAGCTTACTGAAGTTCATCTTTC AGATTATTCGCAAGAAGGGAAGCTTTTGTTGGAATCGGCG AACACTGATGTCTACAAAAGTAATGCGTCCCCACTAAATG AATTTGGCTCTTTACCGGAAGATTTGGAGCTTGCCAGACAAATGAATGAAATGGGCCTTCCTGTTTCATTCCACACCAACAAGGAG AAGAGAAATCGAACAGTTAAGGGAAAAAGAAAGGATGGAAAGAAGAATCTTCCGTTGTGCGAGAATACCCAGGATGAAGTGCTAACTTCAATACAAGAGCTGAAGGAAGAATGCGAGTCTAATGGTACTCTGCATGACAACTCAAACAAGGATTCTTCCTGCTTGTCACTTCTTGGACAAAGTGGATTCTCATCCTTCTGTACTGGGGATGGTGATTTTCATTGTCTTAATGGTGGAGAGGAAGGTTTGAACAATTTGAGCGCTGGTAGTGCTCACACATCCCTTGAATGCATTGCTTGCAATCATCAATCGGGTCTTAGTCTGGATAATACAAAGGATAATGTCTCTATATGTGAAAAAATTCAATTGGAAAAAGATGTTGGAGTAATGGTTGGCTCAAGTTTGGAATGTGGAAACCATGCAGAAAGCTGTCCAATAAATAGCAAAGTTGACAGTAGATGGATCAGTGGAGAGGCATTAAATGGTCATTGTGAGGGAAATCCCTTAAATGGAGAGCAGATGGAGTATGCCTGTATGGAATGTTCTTTATCTGGAGAGCAAGTGGAGTCTATTGCTACACAAATGGCTGAACATCACACAGAAGATGGGCTACTCTGCAATGATGTTGGTGAAGAATTAAATAGTTGTAATGCAACTAATAATAATTGTGAAGGAACTACTAATGATTGGAGATTTTATTGGGACAATGATTACCAAAGGAACTACTTCTATAACATTGTGACTATGCAATGTACTTGGGATCCACCTCCAGGAATGGACGACCtaatatttactaattttacCACCAAAAAACCAGAAACTGCACTTGAGATGGTGGAGTTGGATGATGCAGATTTAAAAGAATCTAATGATCTGCAAACTTCTGCAAGTCTACCGTCTGAGCTTGACATTGCAGATGGATTTATAGAGGATGATGTATTGTTGGACAGACAGCTCAATGAATCAGAAGGAGCAGGACAATTTGCTGACAAATTGTGTACTCTTAGCTCTACAAAACAGAAAAAGAGAGTCAGAAAAACGAAATCCAAATGGAAGTTGCCAGAAGCTCAAG AGCTGGAATTCTGCAATACTAATGAAGAAATATCTCCCAGTTTGAACAAATATTGGTGTCAAAGGTATCTATTATTTAACAAATATGATGATGGAATAAAGATGGACGGAGAAGGATGGTTCTCAGTTACTCCAGAGGCCATAGCCAAGCATCATGCACTTCGCTGTGGTTCTGGTACTATAGTGGATTTCTTTACTGGAGTCGGTGGGAATTCAATTCAATTTGCTATGAG GAGTAAGCATGTCATTGCAATCGATATTGATCCAAAGAGAATAGACTTAGCTCAATATAATGCTGCCATCTATGGAGTTTGTGACCAGATAGACTTTATTAGAGGCGATTCTTTTGTTTTGGCTCCTAATATGAAG GCAGATGTAGTCTTTATGTCACCACCTTGGGGGGGACCAGACTATTCGAAGGAAAGAACATTTGACATGAAAACCATGCTTAGGCCGCATGATGG GAACTTCCTCTTCAACATTGGCAGGGGAATTGCCTCCAAAGTTGTCATGTTCCTCCCAAGAAATGTTGATATCAATGAGTTGGCAGAATTGTCACTGTCCGCGAATCCACCATGGTCATTAGAG GTGGAGAAGAATTACTTAAATGGCAAGTTGAAGGCCATTACAGCATACTTCTGTAAACCTTCCTGA
- the LOC125861987 gene encoding uncharacterized protein LOC125861987 isoform X3: METVKLHEEEEEEGSAIAALGSLFKLTEVHLSDYSQEGKLLLESANTDVYKSNASPLNVLAEFGSLPEDLELARQMNEMGLPVSFHTNKEKRNRTVKGKRKDGKKNLPLCENTQDEVLTSIQELKEECESNGTLHDNSNKDSSCLSLLGQSGFSSFCTGDGDFHCLNGGEEGLNNLSAGSAHTSLECIACNHQSGLSLDNTKDNVSICEKIQLEKDVGVMVGSSLECGNHAESCPINSKVDSRWISGEALNGHCEGNPLNGEQMEYACMECSLSGEQVESIATQMAEHHTEDGLLCNDVGEELNSCNATNNNCEGTTNDWRFYWDNDYQRNYFYNIVTMQCTWDPPPGMDDLIFTNFTTKKPETALEMVELDDADLKESNDLQTSASLPSELDIADGFIEDDVLLDRQLNESEGAGQFADKLCTLSSTKQKKRVRKTKSKWKLPEAQELEFCNTNEEISPSLNKYWCQRYLLFNKYDDGIKMDGEGWFSVTPEAIAKHHALRCGSGTIVDFFTGVGGNSIQFAMRSKHVIAIDIDPKRIDLAQYNAAIYGVCDQIDFIRGDSFVLAPNMKADVVFMSPPWGGPDYSKERTFDMKTMLRPHDGNFLFNIGRGIASKVVMFLPRNVDINELAELSLSANPPWSLEVEKNYLNGKLKAITAYFCKPS, from the exons ATGGAAACTGTAAAGCTtcacgaagaagaagaagaagaaggttcaGCAATTGCAGCTCTGGGATCTTTGTTCAAGCTTACTGAAGTTCATCTTTC AGATTATTCGCAAGAAGGGAAGCTTTTGTTGGAATCGGCG AACACTGATGTCTACAAAAGTAATGCGTCCCCACTAAATG TCTTGGCAGAATTTGGCTCTTTACCGGAAGATTTGGAGCTTGCCAGACAAATGAATGAAATGGGCCTTCCTGTTTCATTCCACACCAACAAGGAG AAGAGAAATCGAACAGTTAAGGGAAAAAGAAAGGATGGAAAGAAGAATCTTCCGTTGTGCGAGAATACCCAGGATGAAGTGCTAACTTCAATACAAGAGCTGAAGGAAGAATGCGAGTCTAATGGTACTCTGCATGACAACTCAAACAAGGATTCTTCCTGCTTGTCACTTCTTGGACAAAGTGGATTCTCATCCTTCTGTACTGGGGATGGTGATTTTCATTGTCTTAATGGTGGAGAGGAAGGTTTGAACAATTTGAGCGCTGGTAGTGCTCACACATCCCTTGAATGCATTGCTTGCAATCATCAATCGGGTCTTAGTCTGGATAATACAAAGGATAATGTCTCTATATGTGAAAAAATTCAATTGGAAAAAGATGTTGGAGTAATGGTTGGCTCAAGTTTGGAATGTGGAAACCATGCAGAAAGCTGTCCAATAAATAGCAAAGTTGACAGTAGATGGATCAGTGGAGAGGCATTAAATGGTCATTGTGAGGGAAATCCCTTAAATGGAGAGCAGATGGAGTATGCCTGTATGGAATGTTCTTTATCTGGAGAGCAAGTGGAGTCTATTGCTACACAAATGGCTGAACATCACACAGAAGATGGGCTACTCTGCAATGATGTTGGTGAAGAATTAAATAGTTGTAATGCAACTAATAATAATTGTGAAGGAACTACTAATGATTGGAGATTTTATTGGGACAATGATTACCAAAGGAACTACTTCTATAACATTGTGACTATGCAATGTACTTGGGATCCACCTCCAGGAATGGACGACCtaatatttactaattttacCACCAAAAAACCAGAAACTGCACTTGAGATGGTGGAGTTGGATGATGCAGATTTAAAAGAATCTAATGATCTGCAAACTTCTGCAAGTCTACCGTCTGAGCTTGACATTGCAGATGGATTTATAGAGGATGATGTATTGTTGGACAGACAGCTCAATGAATCAGAAGGAGCAGGACAATTTGCTGACAAATTGTGTACTCTTAGCTCTACAAAACAGAAAAAGAGAGTCAGAAAAACGAAATCCAAATGGAAGTTGCCAGAAGCTCAAG AGCTGGAATTCTGCAATACTAATGAAGAAATATCTCCCAGTTTGAACAAATATTGGTGTCAAAGGTATCTATTATTTAACAAATATGATGATGGAATAAAGATGGACGGAGAAGGATGGTTCTCAGTTACTCCAGAGGCCATAGCCAAGCATCATGCACTTCGCTGTGGTTCTGGTACTATAGTGGATTTCTTTACTGGAGTCGGTGGGAATTCAATTCAATTTGCTATGAG GAGTAAGCATGTCATTGCAATCGATATTGATCCAAAGAGAATAGACTTAGCTCAATATAATGCTGCCATCTATGGAGTTTGTGACCAGATAGACTTTATTAGAGGCGATTCTTTTGTTTTGGCTCCTAATATGAAG GCAGATGTAGTCTTTATGTCACCACCTTGGGGGGGACCAGACTATTCGAAGGAAAGAACATTTGACATGAAAACCATGCTTAGGCCGCATGATGG GAACTTCCTCTTCAACATTGGCAGGGGAATTGCCTCCAAAGTTGTCATGTTCCTCCCAAGAAATGTTGATATCAATGAGTTGGCAGAATTGTCACTGTCCGCGAATCCACCATGGTCATTAGAG GTGGAGAAGAATTACTTAAATGGCAAGTTGAAGGCCATTACAGCATACTTCTGTAAACCTTCCTGA
- the LOC125861987 gene encoding uncharacterized protein LOC125861987 isoform X4 produces METVKLHEEEEEEGSAIAALGSLFKLTEVHLSDYSQEGKLLLESANTDVYKSNASPLNEFGSLPEDLELARQMNEMGLPVSFHTNKEQKRNRTVKGKRKDGKKNLPLCENTQDEVLTSIQELKEECESNGTLHDNSNKDSSCLSLLGQSGFSSFCTGDGDFHCLNGGEEGLNNLSAGSAHTSLECIACNHQSGLSLDNTKDNVSICEKIQLEKDVGVMVGSSLECGNHAESCPINSKVDSRWISGEALNGHCEGNPLNGEQMEYACMECSLSGEQVESIATQMAEHHTEDGLLCNDVGEELNSCNATNNNCEGTTNDWRFYWDNDYQRNYFYNIVTMQCTWDPPPGMDDLIFTNFTTKKPETALEMVELDDADLKESNDLQTSASLPSELDIADGFIEDDVLLDRQLNESEGAGQFADKLCTLSSTKQKKRVRKTKSKWKLPEAQELEFCNTNEEISPSLNKYWCQRYLLFNKYDDGIKMDGEGWFSVTPEAIAKHHALRCGSGTIVDFFTGVGGNSIQFAMRSKHVIAIDIDPKRIDLAQYNAAIYGVCDQIDFIRGDSFVLAPNMKADVVFMSPPWGGPDYSKERTFDMKTMLRPHDGNFLFNIGRGIASKVVMFLPRNVDINELAELSLSANPPWSLEVEKNYLNGKLKAITAYFCKPS; encoded by the exons ATGGAAACTGTAAAGCTtcacgaagaagaagaagaagaaggttcaGCAATTGCAGCTCTGGGATCTTTGTTCAAGCTTACTGAAGTTCATCTTTC AGATTATTCGCAAGAAGGGAAGCTTTTGTTGGAATCGGCG AACACTGATGTCTACAAAAGTAATGCGTCCCCACTAAATG AATTTGGCTCTTTACCGGAAGATTTGGAGCTTGCCAGACAAATGAATGAAATGGGCCTTCCTGTTTCATTCCACACCAACAAGGAG CAGAAGAGAAATCGAACAGTTAAGGGAAAAAGAAAGGATGGAAAGAAGAATCTTCCGTTGTGCGAGAATACCCAGGATGAAGTGCTAACTTCAATACAAGAGCTGAAGGAAGAATGCGAGTCTAATGGTACTCTGCATGACAACTCAAACAAGGATTCTTCCTGCTTGTCACTTCTTGGACAAAGTGGATTCTCATCCTTCTGTACTGGGGATGGTGATTTTCATTGTCTTAATGGTGGAGAGGAAGGTTTGAACAATTTGAGCGCTGGTAGTGCTCACACATCCCTTGAATGCATTGCTTGCAATCATCAATCGGGTCTTAGTCTGGATAATACAAAGGATAATGTCTCTATATGTGAAAAAATTCAATTGGAAAAAGATGTTGGAGTAATGGTTGGCTCAAGTTTGGAATGTGGAAACCATGCAGAAAGCTGTCCAATAAATAGCAAAGTTGACAGTAGATGGATCAGTGGAGAGGCATTAAATGGTCATTGTGAGGGAAATCCCTTAAATGGAGAGCAGATGGAGTATGCCTGTATGGAATGTTCTTTATCTGGAGAGCAAGTGGAGTCTATTGCTACACAAATGGCTGAACATCACACAGAAGATGGGCTACTCTGCAATGATGTTGGTGAAGAATTAAATAGTTGTAATGCAACTAATAATAATTGTGAAGGAACTACTAATGATTGGAGATTTTATTGGGACAATGATTACCAAAGGAACTACTTCTATAACATTGTGACTATGCAATGTACTTGGGATCCACCTCCAGGAATGGACGACCtaatatttactaattttacCACCAAAAAACCAGAAACTGCACTTGAGATGGTGGAGTTGGATGATGCAGATTTAAAAGAATCTAATGATCTGCAAACTTCTGCAAGTCTACCGTCTGAGCTTGACATTGCAGATGGATTTATAGAGGATGATGTATTGTTGGACAGACAGCTCAATGAATCAGAAGGAGCAGGACAATTTGCTGACAAATTGTGTACTCTTAGCTCTACAAAACAGAAAAAGAGAGTCAGAAAAACGAAATCCAAATGGAAGTTGCCAGAAGCTCAAG AGCTGGAATTCTGCAATACTAATGAAGAAATATCTCCCAGTTTGAACAAATATTGGTGTCAAAGGTATCTATTATTTAACAAATATGATGATGGAATAAAGATGGACGGAGAAGGATGGTTCTCAGTTACTCCAGAGGCCATAGCCAAGCATCATGCACTTCGCTGTGGTTCTGGTACTATAGTGGATTTCTTTACTGGAGTCGGTGGGAATTCAATTCAATTTGCTATGAG GAGTAAGCATGTCATTGCAATCGATATTGATCCAAAGAGAATAGACTTAGCTCAATATAATGCTGCCATCTATGGAGTTTGTGACCAGATAGACTTTATTAGAGGCGATTCTTTTGTTTTGGCTCCTAATATGAAG GCAGATGTAGTCTTTATGTCACCACCTTGGGGGGGACCAGACTATTCGAAGGAAAGAACATTTGACATGAAAACCATGCTTAGGCCGCATGATGG GAACTTCCTCTTCAACATTGGCAGGGGAATTGCCTCCAAAGTTGTCATGTTCCTCCCAAGAAATGTTGATATCAATGAGTTGGCAGAATTGTCACTGTCCGCGAATCCACCATGGTCATTAGAG GTGGAGAAGAATTACTTAAATGGCAAGTTGAAGGCCATTACAGCATACTTCTGTAAACCTTCCTGA